One stretch of Cygnus atratus isolate AKBS03 ecotype Queensland, Australia chromosome 26, CAtr_DNAZoo_HiC_assembly, whole genome shotgun sequence DNA includes these proteins:
- the LOC118260043 gene encoding scaffold attachment factor B1-like isoform X4 translates to MAESQPAAGQGEPVAPGGPGGPSSEPETRRLSELRVIDLRAELRRRNLDSGGNKSVLTERLRKAIEEEGGNPDEIPVVSEIVNKKTSKRSSKGRRPDEEGIEDNGLEEDSGDGQVEAEDVGNSFNAASSDLTVIKETEELPLEPENEKILDILGETCKSELLNEETSEVEQPHAQEASNVVPGKRLAEEEDVLAAAQLEEDALDLDSKSAQAMSRKEAKRLVVAKGERSEQTIEEEKLDSESLVLETLSDQSSKRFQGLEASSGETAEKGAGPEGKDSKEDAKKTEDKANSEESPATRESSTSEGGDQKKSPVEEDRDTKIISRDEKGRAGSGSGRNLWVSGLSSSTRATDLKNLFSKYGKVVGAKVVTNARSPGARCYGFVTMSTSEEATKCISHLHRTELHGKMISVEKAKNEPAGKKPADKKEGEARKEKDRHHSADCKSEKSVGIKKEEKAGQKDDAKKSEKDGKDEGKEKDDQKAGPSDRSRASKSASRGTERTVVMDKSKGEPVISVKTSASKERSTKSQDRKSESKEKQDILSFDKIKEQRERERQRQREREIRETERRRERERREREQRLQAIHERDERQRLQRERERLEFQRQRLDRERLERERLERERMHIEQERRREQERIQREREELRRQQEQLRYEQERRSAMRRPYDPDGRRDDPYWPETKRMAMDDRYHSEFGRQDRFHDFDHRDRGRYQDHSLDRREGSRGIPDRDGQHYPDERHGGPDRHSRDSRDSWGGYGSDRRMNEGRGIPPQTRDGRDWGDHGRKLEGHQDRSWQGNVDGGMMGRDHERWQGGDRSMPGQSGPGHVMNRGGIPGRGGFTQGGNQSQIMQSGGIQGGFAGQERTNRLTETRFTRRY, encoded by the exons ATGGCGGAGAGCCAGCCAGCGGCCGGGCAGGGCGAGCCTGTGGCCCCGGGTGGGCCCGGAGGCCCCAGCTCAGAGCCGGAGACCCGGCGGCTGAGCGAGCTGCGCGTGATCGACCTGCGGGCAGAGCTCAGGCGCCGCAACTTGGACAGCGGCGGCAACAAGAGCGTCCTGACCGAGCGCCTCAGGAAG gCTATTGAAGAGGAAGGGGGGAATCCTGATGAAATTCCAGTAGTTTCAGAAATTGTCAACAAGAAAACTtccaaaagaagcagcaaag GACGTAGACCAGATGAAGAGGGAATTGAAGACAATGGCCTGGAAGAGGATTCTGGAGATGGACAG gtAGAGGCTGAAGATGTTGGAAACAGTTTCAATGCTGCTTCATCTGATTTAACTGTAATAAAG GAAACTGAAGAATTACCTTTGGAGCCAG aaaatgagaaaatactcGACATTTTGGGGGAAACTTGTAAATCTGAACTACTTAACGAAGAAACTTCCGAAGTGGAGCAGCCACATGCACAGGAAGCAAGTAACGTGGTGCCAGGCAAGAGGCtagcagaggaagaggatgtTCTTGCTGCCGCTCAGTTGGAGGAAGATGCTTTAGATTTGGACAGCAAATCGGCACAAGCTATGTCAAGGAAGGAGGCAAAGCGTTTAGTTGTAGCAAAAGGGGAGAGAAGTGAACAGACAATAGAGGAAGAGAAACTGGACTCTGAATCTTTAGTATTAGAGACCCTAAGCGATCAGAGTAGCAAACGATTCCAAGGCCTGGAAGCCTCTAGTGGGGAAACAGCGGAAAAAGGCGCAGGTCCTGAAGGCAAAGATAGCAAAGAAGAtgccaagaaaacagaagacaaagctAATTCTGAGGAATCCCCTGCTACTAGAGAGTCCTCAACCAGTGAGGGCGGTGATCAGAaaaagag CCCTGTTGAGGAGGACAGAGATACAAAGATAATCTCAAGAGATGAGAAAg GTCGTGCAGGTAGTGGTTCTGGCAGAAATTTGTGGGTTAGTGGACTTTCTTCATCTACTAGAGCTACAGACTTGAAGAATCTTTTCAGCAAGTATGGAAAG gTGGTTGGTGCAAAAGTGGTCACCAATGCTCGCAGTCCTGGTGCTCGCTGTTACGGCTTTGTTACAATGTCAACATCTGAAGAAGCCACCAAGTGTATTAGTCACCTCCACAGAACAGAGCTGCATgggaaaatgatttctgtggaaaag GCAAAAAATGAACCAGCTGGGAAAAAGCCTGCAGACAAAAAGGAAGGcgaagcaaggaaggaaaaagacaggCACCATTCAGCAGATTGCAAATCTGAGAA GTCTGTTGGTattaaaaaggaggagaaggccGGCCAAAAAGATGATGctaagaaatcagaaaaagacgggaaagatgaaggaaaagagaaagatgatcAGAAAGCTGGACCCTCTGATCGATCTAGGGCAAGCAAATCAG caagtCGAGGAACTGAAAGGACTGTAGTAATGGATAAATCCAAAGGAGAGCCGGTTATCAGTGTGAAAACTTCTGCATCAAAAGAGAGG AGTACAAAAAGCCAGGATCGTAAATCTGAGagcaaagagaaacaagatATTTTATCATTTGATAAAATCAAAGAACAGCGAGAACGTGAACgtcagagacagagagagagagaaatcaggGAAACAGAGAGGCGACG agagagagagaggcgaGAACGAGAACAACGGCTTCAAGCCATTCATGAACGGGATGAAAGACAGAGGCTCCAGAGAGAGCGGGAACGACTTGAATTTCAAAGACAGCGTCTTGACAGAGAGCGCTTGGAGAGGGAGAGattggagagagaaagaatgcaCATAGAgcaggaaagaaggagagaacaGGAACGAATCCAGCgagagagagaagagctgcGACGTCAGCAGGAACAGCTACGCTATGAACAAGAACGGCGATCTGCAATGAGAAGGCCATATGATCCTGATGGCAG GCGAGATGATCCTTACTGGCCAGAGACAAAGCGAATGGCAATGGATGATAGGTACCACTCTGAATTTGGTCGTCAGGACCGCTTCCATGACTTTGACCACAGGGATCGTGGCCGATACCAAGATCATTCTTTGGACAG aagaGAAGGTTCGCGAGGGATACCAGATCGAGATGGGCAG CATTACCCAGATGAACGCCATGGAGGGCCAGACCGTCATTCCCGGGACTCCCGGGATAGTTGGGGTGGCTATGGGTCTGACAGAAGAATGAATGAAGGGAGAGGGATACCTCCACAAACCCG agatggACGTGACTGGGGAGATCATGGTCGAAAGTTAGAGGGGCATCAAGATCGTTCATGGCAGGGAAATGTGGATGGAGGAATGATGGGACGGGATCATGAGAGATGGCAAG gTGGTGATAGAAGCATGCCTGGTCAGTCAGGACCAGGCCATGTGATGAATCGAGGAGGGATACCAGG GCGTGGAGGCTTCACACAAGGTGGAAACCAGAGCCAGATAATGCAGAGTGGTGGAATACAAGGAGGTTTTGCAGGCCAGGAGAGAACAAACAGACTGACTGAAACCCGTTTTACCCGCCGCTACTGA
- the LOC118260043 gene encoding scaffold attachment factor B1-like isoform X3 codes for MAESQPAAGQGEPVAPGGPGGPSSEPETRRLSELRVIDLRAELRRRNLDSGGNKSVLTERLRKAIEEEGGNPDEIPVVSEIVNKKTSKRSSKGRRPDEEGIEDNGLEEDSGDGQEDIEASLDNLQDIDMMDISVLDEAEIDNGNAVDCGEDCSADNILDSLSDSKENADAETKELPDQPTAYAVEAEDVGNSFNAASSDLTVIKETEELPLEPENEKILDILGETCKSELLNEETSEVEQPHAQEASNVVPGKRLAEEEDVLAAAQLEEDALDLDSKSAQAMSRKEAKRLVVAKGERSEQTIEEEKLDSESLVLETLSDQSSKRFQGLEASSGETAEKGAGPEGKDSKEDAKKTEDKANSEESPATRESSTSEGGDQKKSPVEEDRDTKIISRDEKGRAGSGSGRNLWVSGLSSSTRATDLKNLFSKYGKVVGAKVVTNARSPGARCYGFVTMSTSEEATKCISHLHRTELHGKMISVEKAKNEPAGKKPADKKEGEARKEKDRHHSADCKSEKSVGIKKEEKAGQKDDAKKSEKDGKDEGKEKDDQKAGPSDRSRASKSASRGTERTVVMDKSKGEPVISVKTSASKERSTKSQDRKSESKEKQDILSFDKIKEQRERERQRQREREIRETERRRERERREREQRLQAIHERDERQRLQRERERLEFQRQRLDRERLERERLERERMHIEQERRREQERIQREREELRRQQEQLRYEQERRSAMRRPYDPDGRRDDPYWPETKRMAMDDRYHSEFGRQDRFHDFDHRDRGRYQDHSLDRREGSRGIPDRDGQHYPDERHGGPDRHSRDSRDSWGGYGSDRRMNEGRGIPPQTRDGRDWGDHGRKLEGHQDRSWQGNVDGGMMGRDHERWQGGDRSMPGQSGPGHVMNRGGIPGRGGFTQGGNQSQIMQSGGIQGGFAGQERTNRLTETRFTRRY; via the exons ATGGCGGAGAGCCAGCCAGCGGCCGGGCAGGGCGAGCCTGTGGCCCCGGGTGGGCCCGGAGGCCCCAGCTCAGAGCCGGAGACCCGGCGGCTGAGCGAGCTGCGCGTGATCGACCTGCGGGCAGAGCTCAGGCGCCGCAACTTGGACAGCGGCGGCAACAAGAGCGTCCTGACCGAGCGCCTCAGGAAG gCTATTGAAGAGGAAGGGGGGAATCCTGATGAAATTCCAGTAGTTTCAGAAATTGTCAACAAGAAAACTtccaaaagaagcagcaaag GACGTAGACCAGATGAAGAGGGAATTGAAGACAATGGCCTGGAAGAGGATTCTGGAGATGGACAG gaGGATATCGAAGCAAGTTTGGATAACTTGCAGGATATTGACATGATGGATATTAGTGTGTTAGATGAAGCTGAAATAGATAATGGCAATGCTGTAGATTGCGGAGAGGATTGCAGTGCTGATAATATTCTTGACTCGCTGTctgacagtaaagaaaatgctgatgcAGAAACGAAAGAACTTCCAGATCAGCCTACAGCATATGCT gtAGAGGCTGAAGATGTTGGAAACAGTTTCAATGCTGCTTCATCTGATTTAACTGTAATAAAG GAAACTGAAGAATTACCTTTGGAGCCAG aaaatgagaaaatactcGACATTTTGGGGGAAACTTGTAAATCTGAACTACTTAACGAAGAAACTTCCGAAGTGGAGCAGCCACATGCACAGGAAGCAAGTAACGTGGTGCCAGGCAAGAGGCtagcagaggaagaggatgtTCTTGCTGCCGCTCAGTTGGAGGAAGATGCTTTAGATTTGGACAGCAAATCGGCACAAGCTATGTCAAGGAAGGAGGCAAAGCGTTTAGTTGTAGCAAAAGGGGAGAGAAGTGAACAGACAATAGAGGAAGAGAAACTGGACTCTGAATCTTTAGTATTAGAGACCCTAAGCGATCAGAGTAGCAAACGATTCCAAGGCCTGGAAGCCTCTAGTGGGGAAACAGCGGAAAAAGGCGCAGGTCCTGAAGGCAAAGATAGCAAAGAAGAtgccaagaaaacagaagacaaagctAATTCTGAGGAATCCCCTGCTACTAGAGAGTCCTCAACCAGTGAGGGCGGTGATCAGAaaaagag CCCTGTTGAGGAGGACAGAGATACAAAGATAATCTCAAGAGATGAGAAAg GTCGTGCAGGTAGTGGTTCTGGCAGAAATTTGTGGGTTAGTGGACTTTCTTCATCTACTAGAGCTACAGACTTGAAGAATCTTTTCAGCAAGTATGGAAAG gTGGTTGGTGCAAAAGTGGTCACCAATGCTCGCAGTCCTGGTGCTCGCTGTTACGGCTTTGTTACAATGTCAACATCTGAAGAAGCCACCAAGTGTATTAGTCACCTCCACAGAACAGAGCTGCATgggaaaatgatttctgtggaaaag GCAAAAAATGAACCAGCTGGGAAAAAGCCTGCAGACAAAAAGGAAGGcgaagcaaggaaggaaaaagacaggCACCATTCAGCAGATTGCAAATCTGAGAA GTCTGTTGGTattaaaaaggaggagaaggccGGCCAAAAAGATGATGctaagaaatcagaaaaagacgggaaagatgaaggaaaagagaaagatgatcAGAAAGCTGGACCCTCTGATCGATCTAGGGCAAGCAAATCAG caagtCGAGGAACTGAAAGGACTGTAGTAATGGATAAATCCAAAGGAGAGCCGGTTATCAGTGTGAAAACTTCTGCATCAAAAGAGAGG AGTACAAAAAGCCAGGATCGTAAATCTGAGagcaaagagaaacaagatATTTTATCATTTGATAAAATCAAAGAACAGCGAGAACGTGAACgtcagagacagagagagagagaaatcaggGAAACAGAGAGGCGACG agagagagagaggcgaGAACGAGAACAACGGCTTCAAGCCATTCATGAACGGGATGAAAGACAGAGGCTCCAGAGAGAGCGGGAACGACTTGAATTTCAAAGACAGCGTCTTGACAGAGAGCGCTTGGAGAGGGAGAGattggagagagaaagaatgcaCATAGAgcaggaaagaaggagagaacaGGAACGAATCCAGCgagagagagaagagctgcGACGTCAGCAGGAACAGCTACGCTATGAACAAGAACGGCGATCTGCAATGAGAAGGCCATATGATCCTGATGGCAG GCGAGATGATCCTTACTGGCCAGAGACAAAGCGAATGGCAATGGATGATAGGTACCACTCTGAATTTGGTCGTCAGGACCGCTTCCATGACTTTGACCACAGGGATCGTGGCCGATACCAAGATCATTCTTTGGACAG aagaGAAGGTTCGCGAGGGATACCAGATCGAGATGGGCAG CATTACCCAGATGAACGCCATGGAGGGCCAGACCGTCATTCCCGGGACTCCCGGGATAGTTGGGGTGGCTATGGGTCTGACAGAAGAATGAATGAAGGGAGAGGGATACCTCCACAAACCCG agatggACGTGACTGGGGAGATCATGGTCGAAAGTTAGAGGGGCATCAAGATCGTTCATGGCAGGGAAATGTGGATGGAGGAATGATGGGACGGGATCATGAGAGATGGCAAG gTGGTGATAGAAGCATGCCTGGTCAGTCAGGACCAGGCCATGTGATGAATCGAGGAGGGATACCAGG GCGTGGAGGCTTCACACAAGGTGGAAACCAGAGCCAGATAATGCAGAGTGGTGGAATACAAGGAGGTTTTGCAGGCCAGGAGAGAACAAACAGACTGACTGAAACCCGTTTTACCCGCCGCTACTGA
- the LOC118260043 gene encoding scaffold attachment factor B1-like isoform X1 → MAESQPAAGQGEPVAPGGPGGPSSEPETRRLSELRVIDLRAELRRRNLDSGGNKSVLTERLRKAIEEEGGNPDEIPVVSEIVNKKTSKRSSKGRRPDEEGIEDNGLEEDSGDGQEDIEASLDNLQDIDMMDISVLDEAEIDNGNAVDCGEDCSADNILDSLSDSKENADAETKELPDQPTAYAVRNLELSPQFSEIKEESREIPVAMVEAEDVGNSFNAASSDLTVIKETEELPLEPENEKILDILGETCKSELLNEETSEVEQPHAQEASNVVPGKRLAEEEDVLAAAQLEEDALDLDSKSAQAMSRKEAKRLVVAKGERSEQTIEEEKLDSESLVLETLSDQSSKRFQGLEASSGETAEKGAGPEGKDSKEDAKKTEDKANSEESPATRESSTSEGGDQKKSPVEEDRDTKIISRDEKGRAGSGSGRNLWVSGLSSSTRATDLKNLFSKYGKVVGAKVVTNARSPGARCYGFVTMSTSEEATKCISHLHRTELHGKMISVEKAKNEPAGKKPADKKEGEARKEKDRHHSADCKSEKSVGIKKEEKAGQKDDAKKSEKDGKDEGKEKDDQKAGPSDRSRASKSASRGTERTVVMDKSKGEPVISVKTSASKERSTKSQDRKSESKEKQDILSFDKIKEQRERERQRQREREIRETERRRERERREREQRLQAIHERDERQRLQRERERLEFQRQRLDRERLERERLERERMHIEQERRREQERIQREREELRRQQEQLRYEQERRSAMRRPYDPDGRRDDPYWPETKRMAMDDRYHSEFGRQDRFHDFDHRDRGRYQDHSLDRREGSRGIPDRDGQHYPDERHGGPDRHSRDSRDSWGGYGSDRRMNEGRGIPPQTRDGRDWGDHGRKLEGHQDRSWQGNVDGGMMGRDHERWQGGDRSMPGQSGPGHVMNRGGIPGRGGFTQGGNQSQIMQSGGIQGGFAGQERTNRLTETRFTRRY, encoded by the exons ATGGCGGAGAGCCAGCCAGCGGCCGGGCAGGGCGAGCCTGTGGCCCCGGGTGGGCCCGGAGGCCCCAGCTCAGAGCCGGAGACCCGGCGGCTGAGCGAGCTGCGCGTGATCGACCTGCGGGCAGAGCTCAGGCGCCGCAACTTGGACAGCGGCGGCAACAAGAGCGTCCTGACCGAGCGCCTCAGGAAG gCTATTGAAGAGGAAGGGGGGAATCCTGATGAAATTCCAGTAGTTTCAGAAATTGTCAACAAGAAAACTtccaaaagaagcagcaaag GACGTAGACCAGATGAAGAGGGAATTGAAGACAATGGCCTGGAAGAGGATTCTGGAGATGGACAG gaGGATATCGAAGCAAGTTTGGATAACTTGCAGGATATTGACATGATGGATATTAGTGTGTTAGATGAAGCTGAAATAGATAATGGCAATGCTGTAGATTGCGGAGAGGATTGCAGTGCTGATAATATTCTTGACTCGCTGTctgacagtaaagaaaatgctgatgcAGAAACGAAAGAACTTCCAGATCAGCCTACAGCATATGCTGTACGTAACTTGGAGTTATCCCcacaattttctgaaattaaagaagaatCAAGAGAAATACCAGTAGCGATG gtAGAGGCTGAAGATGTTGGAAACAGTTTCAATGCTGCTTCATCTGATTTAACTGTAATAAAG GAAACTGAAGAATTACCTTTGGAGCCAG aaaatgagaaaatactcGACATTTTGGGGGAAACTTGTAAATCTGAACTACTTAACGAAGAAACTTCCGAAGTGGAGCAGCCACATGCACAGGAAGCAAGTAACGTGGTGCCAGGCAAGAGGCtagcagaggaagaggatgtTCTTGCTGCCGCTCAGTTGGAGGAAGATGCTTTAGATTTGGACAGCAAATCGGCACAAGCTATGTCAAGGAAGGAGGCAAAGCGTTTAGTTGTAGCAAAAGGGGAGAGAAGTGAACAGACAATAGAGGAAGAGAAACTGGACTCTGAATCTTTAGTATTAGAGACCCTAAGCGATCAGAGTAGCAAACGATTCCAAGGCCTGGAAGCCTCTAGTGGGGAAACAGCGGAAAAAGGCGCAGGTCCTGAAGGCAAAGATAGCAAAGAAGAtgccaagaaaacagaagacaaagctAATTCTGAGGAATCCCCTGCTACTAGAGAGTCCTCAACCAGTGAGGGCGGTGATCAGAaaaagag CCCTGTTGAGGAGGACAGAGATACAAAGATAATCTCAAGAGATGAGAAAg GTCGTGCAGGTAGTGGTTCTGGCAGAAATTTGTGGGTTAGTGGACTTTCTTCATCTACTAGAGCTACAGACTTGAAGAATCTTTTCAGCAAGTATGGAAAG gTGGTTGGTGCAAAAGTGGTCACCAATGCTCGCAGTCCTGGTGCTCGCTGTTACGGCTTTGTTACAATGTCAACATCTGAAGAAGCCACCAAGTGTATTAGTCACCTCCACAGAACAGAGCTGCATgggaaaatgatttctgtggaaaag GCAAAAAATGAACCAGCTGGGAAAAAGCCTGCAGACAAAAAGGAAGGcgaagcaaggaaggaaaaagacaggCACCATTCAGCAGATTGCAAATCTGAGAA GTCTGTTGGTattaaaaaggaggagaaggccGGCCAAAAAGATGATGctaagaaatcagaaaaagacgggaaagatgaaggaaaagagaaagatgatcAGAAAGCTGGACCCTCTGATCGATCTAGGGCAAGCAAATCAG caagtCGAGGAACTGAAAGGACTGTAGTAATGGATAAATCCAAAGGAGAGCCGGTTATCAGTGTGAAAACTTCTGCATCAAAAGAGAGG AGTACAAAAAGCCAGGATCGTAAATCTGAGagcaaagagaaacaagatATTTTATCATTTGATAAAATCAAAGAACAGCGAGAACGTGAACgtcagagacagagagagagagaaatcaggGAAACAGAGAGGCGACG agagagagagaggcgaGAACGAGAACAACGGCTTCAAGCCATTCATGAACGGGATGAAAGACAGAGGCTCCAGAGAGAGCGGGAACGACTTGAATTTCAAAGACAGCGTCTTGACAGAGAGCGCTTGGAGAGGGAGAGattggagagagaaagaatgcaCATAGAgcaggaaagaaggagagaacaGGAACGAATCCAGCgagagagagaagagctgcGACGTCAGCAGGAACAGCTACGCTATGAACAAGAACGGCGATCTGCAATGAGAAGGCCATATGATCCTGATGGCAG GCGAGATGATCCTTACTGGCCAGAGACAAAGCGAATGGCAATGGATGATAGGTACCACTCTGAATTTGGTCGTCAGGACCGCTTCCATGACTTTGACCACAGGGATCGTGGCCGATACCAAGATCATTCTTTGGACAG aagaGAAGGTTCGCGAGGGATACCAGATCGAGATGGGCAG CATTACCCAGATGAACGCCATGGAGGGCCAGACCGTCATTCCCGGGACTCCCGGGATAGTTGGGGTGGCTATGGGTCTGACAGAAGAATGAATGAAGGGAGAGGGATACCTCCACAAACCCG agatggACGTGACTGGGGAGATCATGGTCGAAAGTTAGAGGGGCATCAAGATCGTTCATGGCAGGGAAATGTGGATGGAGGAATGATGGGACGGGATCATGAGAGATGGCAAG gTGGTGATAGAAGCATGCCTGGTCAGTCAGGACCAGGCCATGTGATGAATCGAGGAGGGATACCAGG GCGTGGAGGCTTCACACAAGGTGGAAACCAGAGCCAGATAATGCAGAGTGGTGGAATACAAGGAGGTTTTGCAGGCCAGGAGAGAACAAACAGACTGACTGAAACCCGTTTTACCCGCCGCTACTGA